The Stomoxys calcitrans chromosome 3, idStoCalc2.1, whole genome shotgun sequence genome includes a region encoding these proteins:
- the LOC106082570 gene encoding large ribosomal subunit protein uL4m: protein MLSLLNKAKFMLVPTARSISSSVIARTSNEEIAVEEKQTAKTPPPKGPAILLPQNYQEFSPLNLKDCRQAWIENIDAVEERKLGLIELHPDVFAVQPRVDVIQENIEWQRKYRYVSFAHSKSRAEVRGGGRKPWPQKGGGRSRHGSLRSPLLKGGGVAHGPRSPTSHFYMLPFMKRVLGLTSTLSVKLAQDDLHIISDVEIPSKDPEFIKDLIQERNWGPSVLIVDKHDEFPENICYATDSLGYVNLMPSFSLNCYSMLKHDTLVLTVEAAKHLEDRLLFQLHRTDTFAKGQKFKLNQV, encoded by the exons ATGTTAAGTTTATTGAATAAAGCCAAATTTATGCTTGTGCCTACCGCCAGAAGCATTTCATCCAGTGTTATTGCACGAACATCTAATGAAGAAATTGCCGTAGAAGAAAAGCAAACTGCAAAAACACCTCCTCCAAAGGGGCCGGCTATATTGTTACCGCAAAATTATCAAGAGTTTTCACCTTTAAATCTTAAAGATTGTCGACAGGCATGGATTGAAAACATTGATGCTGTAGAAGAGCGCAAGTTGGGTTTAATTGAATTGCATCCAGATGTGTTTGCTGTCCAGCCAAGAGTCGATGTGATCCAGGAAAACATTGAATGGCAACGTAAATACCGTTATGTAAGTTTTGCCCATTCAAAAAGCAGAGCTGAAGTTCGTGGCGGAGGTCGTAAGCCTTGGCCACAAAAAGGTGGTGGGCGTTCACGTCATGGCTCACTTCGTTCACCACTTTTAAAGGGAGGTGGTGTGGCGCATGGTCCGCGCTCTCCCACTTCGCATTTCTATATGCTACCCTTTATGAAGCGAGTCTTAGGCCTAACATCGACATTGAGTGTAAAATTGGCTCAGGATGATTTACACATTATAAGCGATGTGGAAATACCAAGTAAAGATCCTGAATTTATCAAGGATTTGATTCAAGAACGCAATTGGGGACCATCTGTGTTGATTGTTGATAA ACATGACGAATTTCCCGAAAATATTTGCTATGCCACGGATTCTTTGGGCTATGTCAATTTAATGCCATCCTTTAGCTTAAATTGTTACTCCATGTTGAAACATGATACTTTGGTTTTAACAGTAGAAGCTGCCAAACACTTGGAAGATCGCCTGCTTTTCCAACTTCATCGCACCGATACATTTGCCAAGGGACAGAAATTCAAATTGAATCAAGTTTAA